ATCAGGGAGTATTAATCTTCTTCATCCTCGTACCATTGATGTATCCTTTAATATATGGTTTTATTTATACCAATGAAGTAGTACGCGAAGTACCTGTGGTAGTTGTTGACAATTCGCATTCTTCCTTAAGCCGTGAATTTCTACGAAAAGTAGATGCCACAGCCGATGTGAAGATAACAACTTATTGCAGCAATATGGAAGAAGCCAAATTGCTGATGAAAGAAAGAGAGGCATACGGGCTAATCTATGTTCCCACTCATTTCAGTGACGATATAGCACTTGGGAAACAGACTCAGGTTAGCATCTACTGCGATATGAGCGGACTGCTATACTATAAAAGTATTTTAATGTCGACCACGGCTGTATCTTTGGATATGAACAAGCAGATAAAAATTTGCCGTGCTGGAAACACAACCAATCGACAGGATGAAATCACAGCTCAGCCAATTGAGTATCAGGATGTGGCTCTATTTAATCCACAAAACGGATTCGCGGCATTTCTTATTCCTGCTGTTCTGATTCTATTGATTCAGCAAACTCTGTTGCTTGGAATCGGACTCTCGGCCGGAACCGCCCGCGAACATAACCGTTTCAGAGACCTGGTTCCTATCAACCGCCATTACAACGGTACCCTGAGAATTGTATTTGGAAAAGGATTGAGCTATTTTATGGTTTATGCCATTGTTTCAGTCTATGTGCTTTGTGTGGTTCCCCGCATATTCAACCTTAATCAGCTAGCGCTTCCACATACATTGATGATGTTCATGCTTCCTTACCTAAGCGCATGCATCTTTTTTGCAATGACCGCATCAATAGCCATTCGAAACAGAGAAACGTGTATGCTGATATTTGTATTCACATCACTGCCCTTGCTGTTTATCTCTGGCATATCCTGGCCGGGAGCTGCTATTCCTGCTTTCTGGAAATACCTGTCATATCTGTTCCCATCCACCTTTGGAATAAACGGATTTGTTAGAATCAATAATATGGGTGCCACTCTAAATGAAGTCGCTGCGGAATATCAAGCTCTTTGGTTGCAGGCAGGATTTTATTTTCTGACTACCTGCCTTGTTTATCGCTGGCAAATCATGAACAGCCGGAAACATGTGGTAGAAAAATACAAAGAGATGAAAGCCAAACTAGAAGCTGCACCTAAAGAAACTAAAGATTAAGAACACTTTGAGGATACTATCAACAATAAAATCCCGGAACCATTTTGTCCCGGGATTTTATTTCATGTAAACATCAGGAGTGTCAGATATAATATTTATATTTGCCGATTATTATTATATTATACCCAATGAAAGAATTTATCCGCATCTTAAAAAGATTTGTTCCGCCTTACAAGAAGTTTTTAATACTTAATATCTTTTTTAATATCCTTTCTGCTATACTCAACATTTTTTCATTTTCGCTTATCATCCCAATCCTGCAAATTCTCTTTAAATTGAGTAATCAGGTTTATAAATTTATTCCCTGGGATTCGAGCATGAGTTTCAAGAATATCGCTATAAACAATTTCTATTATTATGTTTCCGATATGATAAAAGTATATGGAGGAAGCAAAACCCTTCTTATACTTGGACTTTTCCTTGCCTTGATGACCTTCCTTAAAACCGGGGCCTATATTCTCTCATTTGCAACTATCATCCCTATCCGTACAGGGGTTGTAAGAGACATCCGCACCCAGTTTTATAAAAAAATGCTAAGCCTGCCACTGAGCTTCTTTTCTGAAGAACGAAAAGGGGACATTATGGCCCGAATGAGCGGTGACGTGCAGGAAGTTGAAACTTCCATCATGAGTTCACTGGACATGCTGTTCAAAAACCCTATCCTGATCATTATGTATTTCGTTACATTAATCGCAATCAGCTGGGAATTGACTCTGTTTACAATAGCCGTTTTGCCCGGAATGGGCTGGCTGATGGGAACCATCGGGAAAAAGCTGAAAAAGAAATCATTATTGGCGCAAACTCAATGGAGCGATATGATGTCTCAAATGGAAGAGACATTAGGTGGTCTGCGAATCATCAAGGCCTTTAACGCAGAAGCTAAAATGAATAAGCGTTTTACAAGCTGCAATGATGAATACCGCCACACTATCAGTCGGGTAAACACACGCCAGCAGATGTCTGGTCCAATGAGTGAATTCCTGGGTACCACATTGATTGTAATCGTACTTTGGTTTGGGGGAACACTGATTTTGAGAAATAGTTCATCCATAGACGCCCCATCATTCATTTTCTATCTGGTCATGCTTTATAGTATCATTAATCCATTGAAAGAATTCTCAAAAGCAGGCTATTCCATCATAAAGGGACTGGCATCAATGGAACGTATCGATAAAATCCTGCAGGCAGAGAACACAATGAAAATCTCAGAAAATCCTATTCCAATCAAGGATTTAAAAGAGAAAATTGTATTTAAGGATGTCTCATTCAAATATGAAACCACCCCTGTGCTTAAACACATCAACCTTTCTATTCCGAAAGGAAAGACAGTGGCTTTGGTAGGACAGTCAGGATCAGGGAAATCTACATTGGTCGACCTCCTGCCCCGCTTTTACGATGTAACTGAAGGTGAAATCCTGATAGATGGCGTCAATGTGAAAGATGCCACACTTCAAGACTTACGCAGTATCATGGGTAATGTAAATCAGGAGGCGATCCTCTTTAATGACACATTCTATAATAACATTGCCTTCGGTGTGGACAACGCTACCATGGAGCAGGTAATCGAAGCTGCCAAGATAGCCAATGCACACGAATTCATTGTGGCAAGTGAAAAAGGATATGATACAAATATCGGCGACCGTGGAGGTAAACTTTCAGGCGGACAGCGTCAGCGCATCAGTATTGCCCGTGCTATCCTGAAGAATCCTCCAATCCTGATTCTGGACGAAGCGACTTCTGCACTCGATACAGAATCAGAACGTATGGTTCAGGATGCGCTCGATAACCTGATGAAAAACCGCACAACGATTGCTATTGCACACCGGTTATCCACTATTAGGAACGCGGATGAAATCTGCGTACTTCACGAAGGTGAAATTGTGGAACGAGGAAAGCATGAAGAGCTTATTGAACTGGATGGCTATTATAAAAGACTGTGCGACATGCAAGGGTTTTAACATAACAGATACAACCTATACAATCTCTTATGAAACCATTTTGATTTCATAAGAGATTTTTTTATAAAACTACCTCAAGAGTAAAGCATAGTACTTCAATCTATTTGAATAGTTTACAGTCAATTATTACTTTGCTATACGCCCTATTTATCTTTCAACAAAAACATTGTAATTTCATATACTCAACATTCAAGAGAATAGCAATATATTTTTCAGAATTAACATTATTTACATCATAACCAAGACACAATCTACGACATATTCGTATATTTGCGACTTTATCGTAATATATTAATAGTTATATAAAAGTAAACATAGAAAGAAAAGAGATAATGATCCTAGTTTTGAAATATGTATTATATTATATCTAATATTCTGTAGCAAAGTTTTCAAATCTATTTACTCCGTCTTCCTATATTACATCTGTAGTAAAAAATTCAAAAGAAATGGGCCCTGTTTCTAAAAATTAGTTAATAACACATTTGTCACAAAAGATGATTGTTAACATATCGGAATAAAAGAGCCTAATCACAGCTAGGTAGTGATTAATCGTTAGTTTTGAACGTCAAACATGAAAAACATAATTATGAAGAAATCTTTGCTATCACTTACATTTCTATTATTGTGTATCTCATCAATAATAGCACAAACACCAAGCAAGACTACTACCTACACTATTAAAGGTACACTTCTTGACTCATTAACCAAAACAGGTGAACCATTTTCCACAATCCGGATAAGTAAAAAAGGGAGACCAAACAATCCGATAAAAGTACTTGTAACAGATACGAACGGAAAATTCAAGGATAAAATTTCCGGAGAAGGCACTCATATAATTACTTTTGCCTCTGTTGGAAAAGCAAGCGTTTCTAAGGAATTCACTATAAAACCAGGAGAAGAAACTATTGATTTGGGAATAATTTATATAAAAGATGCCGCTCACGAACTTAAAGGTGTCGAAGTTGTTGCTCAAAAACTTCTGGTCAAATCGGAAATCGATAAACTGGCATACAGTGTTGAGGACGACCCAGACTCCAAAACCAATAACGTAATTGAGATGTTACGCAAAGTCCCGATGGTAACGGTTGATGCCGAAGATAAGATTCAGGTAAAAGGAAGCAGTAACTTTAAGATTCATGTAAACGGCAAGCCCAATAACATGATGAGCAACAATCCTACAGAAGTATTGAAAAGCATGCCAGCTAGCTCCATCAAATCAATTGAGGTAATTACCAACCCTGGTGCAAAGTATGACGCCGAAGGGATAACAGGTATTCTTAATATTATTACTGTAGGAAGTATGAAAGGTTATACGGCAACTGTTAATACTGGTGTATCCAGCAATGGATATAATGCAGGCGCTTATGCCACAGTGAAAGCAGGCAAATTTACCACAACCGGAAACTATTACTTCGGACACCACCAATCTCCCGGCGATGCAAAAGGATACAGCGAACGTGAAGATTACACAAATGAAACAAATCGGTTCCTGACAAGTAATTCAAGCAATAAATACAAAGGAAACTACGGCTCCGGAAGCATGGAGGCTAGTTACGAAATAGACACCTTACGGTTGTTAACATTCTCAGGAAGCATCTATAATGGAAATAATTCAAACAATAATGATGCGGAAACGGAGATGAGGACTATCAAGCATGAGCCTGTATACAGTTATAACAACAGCGGTAATTACAAAAACGATTATAAATATATCGATGCCAACATTGACTACCAACGTTCTTTCAAAAAGAAAAAAGAAGAGCTCCTGACCTTTTCTTACAGATTGAGCACTTCTCCTAGGTCAAGTGACAACTATACATATTATACGAACATCAACAATTACCCGTTCCCTCTTAAGAATACTTATACCACAGACGACCCCACAACGTACGAACATACATTCCAGGGAGACTACACCAACCCTATCGCAAAGAACCAAACCATTGAGATGGGAGCAAAATACATTATTAGAGATAGTAAGAGTAATAGCAAATATTATACTGCCGATCCAGGTGAATCTACTTACGAAGAAGATAAGAGTCATAGCAGCAAATACGATCAACTGCAGGACATACTGGCTGCTTACGCCGGATACAATCTTAAATGGAAAAAATTTGGGTTCAAAACCGGTTTACGCTATGAATATACATTTATGGATGTTAAATACCACAATGGAGAAGGGGATGATTTCAGCGCTCATTTCAGCGATTTAGTCCCATCGGCAAATCTTTCGTATAAACTAAGCGAATCACAGACTTTGAAAGCATCTTATAACATGCGTATCAGCCGTCCCGGAATCTGGTACCTGAATCCTTTTGTGAATGATACTGACCCTACTAATATCCGTTATGGTAATCCGGATCTTAAAAGTGAGAAGAGTCATTCGTTCGATTTGAACTACGGTCGTTTTTCTCAGAAATTCAACCTCAATCTTTCATTAAGCCACACCTTTGTAAACAACAGCATTGAGCAATATTCGTTCATGAAAGATGGTGTTCAAAATAACACATTCGAAAACATTGGGAAATGGGCCACTACCAGTTTATCATCTTATATCAACTGGAATTTTACTCCTAAAACCCGTTTATATATGAACGGTTCAGTCTCTTACCAGAAGTTTAACAGCGAAAAGATGGATGTTTCTAAGGATGGTTTCAACTTTTATGTGGGAGGCGGACTTCAGCAATCACTACCCTGGGATATGCGTATCAGTCTGAATGGCGGAGGAAGTGGTTCTCGTGTCAGTCTTCAGGGCAAAGGGTCCGGGTACAATTATTACAGCATGAATCTGAATAAGACATTCCTGAATAAGAGACTTACAATTTCTACGTACGCCACCAACCCGTTCAGCAAATACCGCAAATACAACTCAACCACAGAGACTCTTCAGTTCCGTTCTTTTTATGAGTACCAGTATCCAAGCAGAAGTTTCGGACTCAATATCAGCTATCGCATTGGAAAACTTGAAGCCAGTGTAAAGAAAGCAGCACGTACAATTCAGAACAACGATGTGAAAAGCGGGGGAGGCAGCGGAGGAGAAGGGAAATAACTCCTGCAGGATGTAGAATGAATTTCAAAAACGATATCTGAAATCCGTTATTTCTATTTATTAGTGCCCGGTAATTTTTCAATCATGAAATTTACCGGGCACTAATTGTTTTTGTCCAACTAATAGCATACAGCCGATTATTGGGGGGGGCTGTCATTGTTCTTCTACTCTTTCCAAATTCCATTTTTAAAGAGCTGAAACCACTTTTCAATATCATCGTCACTGCGTAAAGCCAACTTCAAGAAGACCTCTCTGGCAAATTCAATCGGAGCAACTCCGCAGGCAGTAATAATATTTTGGTCGGTAACAGCAAGCTGGTTCACATAGTTTGCTTCTCCAGTATATTTAGGTGCAACCCATTTAAGATACCCCAAATCATTGCTTGTATGTTTAAGGTTGTCCAATAATCCATGTTTGCCAAGATATGCAGTTGCAGCACAGATGGCCGCTATTGTTTTTCCTTTTGAAATCAGTTCTTTTACCAATTGGTCTATCTCGCTATTTTCGTCCGATTCCCAAGCCGTACCGCCGGGAAGAATCAACATATCAACTTCATCTGCATTTACCATACCAAAAGAGATGCTGGGTACTACCTGCATGCCCCCCATTGAGCAAACACTGTCCCCATCTTTTGAGAAGTAAACCAAATCGAAACCTTCGCATTTATTTATCTCAGGAGTGAGATATGCAATTTCCCAATCA
The Bacteroides sedimenti genome window above contains:
- a CDS encoding ABC transporter permease — its product is MKEATFKDKVSQGFQDLFYIWKREFKTTFRDQGVLIFFILVPLMYPLIYGFIYTNEVVREVPVVVVDNSHSSLSREFLRKVDATADVKITTYCSNMEEAKLLMKEREAYGLIYVPTHFSDDIALGKQTQVSIYCDMSGLLYYKSILMSTTAVSLDMNKQIKICRAGNTTNRQDEITAQPIEYQDVALFNPQNGFAAFLIPAVLILLIQQTLLLGIGLSAGTAREHNRFRDLVPINRHYNGTLRIVFGKGLSYFMVYAIVSVYVLCVVPRIFNLNQLALPHTLMMFMLPYLSACIFFAMTASIAIRNRETCMLIFVFTSLPLLFISGISWPGAAIPAFWKYLSYLFPSTFGINGFVRINNMGATLNEVAAEYQALWLQAGFYFLTTCLVYRWQIMNSRKHVVEKYKEMKAKLEAAPKETKD
- a CDS encoding ABC transporter ATP-binding protein, whose translation is MKEFIRILKRFVPPYKKFLILNIFFNILSAILNIFSFSLIIPILQILFKLSNQVYKFIPWDSSMSFKNIAINNFYYYVSDMIKVYGGSKTLLILGLFLALMTFLKTGAYILSFATIIPIRTGVVRDIRTQFYKKMLSLPLSFFSEERKGDIMARMSGDVQEVETSIMSSLDMLFKNPILIIMYFVTLIAISWELTLFTIAVLPGMGWLMGTIGKKLKKKSLLAQTQWSDMMSQMEETLGGLRIIKAFNAEAKMNKRFTSCNDEYRHTISRVNTRQQMSGPMSEFLGTTLIVIVLWFGGTLILRNSSSIDAPSFIFYLVMLYSIINPLKEFSKAGYSIIKGLASMERIDKILQAENTMKISENPIPIKDLKEKIVFKDVSFKYETTPVLKHINLSIPKGKTVALVGQSGSGKSTLVDLLPRFYDVTEGEILIDGVNVKDATLQDLRSIMGNVNQEAILFNDTFYNNIAFGVDNATMEQVIEAAKIANAHEFIVASEKGYDTNIGDRGGKLSGGQRQRISIARAILKNPPILILDEATSALDTESERMVQDALDNLMKNRTTIAIAHRLSTIRNADEICVLHEGEIVERGKHEELIELDGYYKRLCDMQGF
- a CDS encoding outer membrane beta-barrel family protein, with amino-acid sequence MKKSLLSLTFLLLCISSIIAQTPSKTTTYTIKGTLLDSLTKTGEPFSTIRISKKGRPNNPIKVLVTDTNGKFKDKISGEGTHIITFASVGKASVSKEFTIKPGEETIDLGIIYIKDAAHELKGVEVVAQKLLVKSEIDKLAYSVEDDPDSKTNNVIEMLRKVPMVTVDAEDKIQVKGSSNFKIHVNGKPNNMMSNNPTEVLKSMPASSIKSIEVITNPGAKYDAEGITGILNIITVGSMKGYTATVNTGVSSNGYNAGAYATVKAGKFTTTGNYYFGHHQSPGDAKGYSEREDYTNETNRFLTSNSSNKYKGNYGSGSMEASYEIDTLRLLTFSGSIYNGNNSNNNDAETEMRTIKHEPVYSYNNSGNYKNDYKYIDANIDYQRSFKKKKEELLTFSYRLSTSPRSSDNYTYYTNINNYPFPLKNTYTTDDPTTYEHTFQGDYTNPIAKNQTIEMGAKYIIRDSKSNSKYYTADPGESTYEEDKSHSSKYDQLQDILAAYAGYNLKWKKFGFKTGLRYEYTFMDVKYHNGEGDDFSAHFSDLVPSANLSYKLSESQTLKASYNMRISRPGIWYLNPFVNDTDPTNIRYGNPDLKSEKSHSFDLNYGRFSQKFNLNLSLSHTFVNNSIEQYSFMKDGVQNNTFENIGKWATTSLSSYINWNFTPKTRLYMNGSVSYQKFNSEKMDVSKDGFNFYVGGGLQQSLPWDMRISLNGGGSGSRVSLQGKGSGYNYYSMNLNKTFLNKRLTISTYATNPFSKYRKYNSTTETLQFRSFYEYQYPSRSFGLNISYRIGKLEASVKKAARTIQNNDVKSGGGSGGEGK
- a CDS encoding DJ-1/PfpI family protein — protein: MNKKIFVFLFNGFSDWEIAYLTPEINKCEGFDLVYFSKDGDSVCSMGGMQVVPSISFGMVNADEVDMLILPGGTAWESDENSEIDQLVKELISKGKTIAAICAATAYLGKHGLLDNLKHTSNDLGYLKWVAPKYTGEANYVNQLAVTDQNIITACGVAPIEFAREVFLKLALRSDDDIEKWFQLFKNGIWKE